One Pullulanibacillus sp. KACC 23026 DNA segment encodes these proteins:
- the putP gene encoding sodium/proline symporter PutP, protein MKTEVIIALGIYMVAMLLIGFWAYRKTSTLSGYMLGDRGLGPAVTALSAGASDMSGWLVMGLPGAMYATGISNLWLPIGLTIGAYFNYRLLAPRLRTYTEVANDSITIPDFLENRFNDKTNILRLVSGLVIFVFFIFYTSSGMVSGGTLFQSAFGLNYKVGLLVTAVVVLLYTLFGGFLAVSMTDFVQGTIMFIALILVPVIAFTKVGGVHPVVHDLRTIDPSLLNLFKGTSVLGIIGLLAWGLGYFGQPHIIVRFMAIKSVKELKAARRIGIGWMILTLLGASAVGLVGISYFAHHGGTLKNPETVFVQFANLLFNPIITGFILAAMLAAIMSTISSQLLVTASALTEDFYKTFIHRKDSDKVLVLVGRLAVLLVAVIAFLMSLNPNNTILNLVSHAWAGFGSAFGPIILLSLFWKRMSKWGALAGMVVGGLTVIIWVSTGLSNTLYEMVPGFILSWVASWVVSLLNQEPAKEIQDQFKEMEEKLHA, encoded by the coding sequence ATGAAAACGGAAGTCATTATTGCGTTAGGGATTTACATGGTCGCCATGCTTTTAATCGGATTTTGGGCTTATCGAAAAACGTCCACATTATCGGGCTACATGCTTGGAGATCGTGGTTTGGGTCCCGCGGTGACTGCTTTGTCTGCAGGGGCTTCAGATATGAGTGGTTGGTTAGTGATGGGTTTGCCGGGTGCGATGTATGCCACGGGAATTTCGAACCTGTGGCTACCCATTGGACTTACCATTGGTGCTTATTTTAACTATCGGTTGTTGGCACCAAGATTAAGGACTTATACAGAAGTGGCGAATGATTCGATTACTATCCCGGACTTTTTAGAGAATCGCTTTAACGATAAAACAAATATTTTGCGCCTTGTATCAGGACTGGTTATATTCGTCTTTTTTATCTTTTACACGTCTTCTGGTATGGTGTCAGGTGGAACCCTTTTTCAAAGTGCCTTTGGGTTAAATTACAAAGTCGGCCTTCTGGTTACAGCGGTCGTCGTCTTGCTATACACGCTTTTTGGCGGGTTCCTCGCGGTGAGTATGACCGATTTTGTTCAAGGAACGATAATGTTTATTGCTCTTATACTAGTCCCTGTTATAGCCTTTACTAAAGTCGGTGGTGTACATCCGGTCGTTCATGATCTAAGGACAATTGATCCTTCCCTTTTAAATCTATTCAAGGGGACATCAGTTCTTGGTATTATTGGCTTACTCGCTTGGGGACTAGGGTATTTTGGTCAGCCCCATATCATTGTACGTTTTATGGCCATTAAATCAGTTAAGGAGTTAAAAGCAGCGCGGAGAATTGGAATCGGCTGGATGATTTTAACTTTGCTTGGCGCTTCAGCAGTTGGGTTAGTCGGTATTTCTTACTTTGCTCATCATGGCGGAACCCTTAAAAATCCAGAAACTGTTTTTGTTCAGTTTGCGAATTTGCTCTTTAATCCAATTATCACAGGGTTTATTTTAGCCGCGATGTTAGCCGCGATCATGAGTACGATCTCGTCCCAATTACTGGTGACCGCTTCTGCATTAACCGAGGATTTTTATAAGACGTTTATCCATCGAAAGGATTCTGATAAAGTGTTAGTTTTGGTGGGGCGGCTTGCGGTTCTCTTAGTTGCAGTCATTGCGTTTCTCATGTCTTTAAATCCAAACAATACGATTCTTAATCTTGTCAGCCATGCTTGGGCAGGGTTCGGCTCCGCATTCGGTCCAATTATTCTGCTAAGTTTATTTTGGAAACGCATGAGTAAATGGGGAGCGCTTGCTGGAATGGTTGTGGGTGGTCTAACGGTTATTATTTGGGTATCAACGGGATTATCCAACACGTTATACGAAATGGTGCCTGGGTTTATTCTAAGCTGGGTGGCATCTTGGGTTGTTAGTCTCCTTAATCAGGAGCCCGCTAAAGAGATACAAGATCAGTTTAAGGAAATGGAAGAAAAATTGCATGCTTGA